ATAGCTGAGCCTATTCGGAATACAGGATACTAGGGAACCCAGGACCGACCATCGCCTTCCGAATTGTCAGAGTGGGAGATGCAAGGGATTTTATTTGAGTGGAAATTCTGCTTATCTTTTCCTCTGGAAATTAGGCATAGAAATCTCTGACACTTTTCATGCTTTGGTTTggattttttgttgttgatcATCCAACCCAATTCCTGAAAGGTGCTTATCACCATCTGTACTGCTTCCCTGCAACTGTGATGGGATTTTGCGATTATTAAAGTCATCCAGATATGGCGCTAACATCACGTTCTTTAGTCTTATGAATGATACCATTTCTGCTACCACGTTACTAAAGATCCTTGGGACCATAGACAGGCCAAAGGGTAATGCCTGAAATTGGAATTGCTGTAGCTGACCTTCCAAAGAGACTGCAACTCTGAGAAACTTCTGGAACTCCGGGTGCATTGGAATGTGGAAATAGACATCTTTCAGATCTATCACTGCCATGAAACAATGTGTAAACAAAAGCGGTATAATAGTTTTCATtgtttccatcttgaactttCTGAACACTAAAAACTTGTTTATATCCCACACATTGATGATGGTTCTGAAGGAGCCGTCTGGTTTTGGAACTAGAAAAAGCCGGGAGAAATATCCTTCTGATAGTTCTTTTTAAAAGGGACCTGAATTAAGACCTCCTTTTCTATTAGTTCTTGAATTTCCTTTATTATGGGGAATGACCCCTTTACAGCACAATTTTTTGTAATAACAAATCTTTGAGGCGGCAAGGTGCGAAATTCTGGTTTTAGGCTGTGACGAATGACCTCCAAAACCCATGGCCCTGCCACCTTTTCCCATGCTGAGAGGAATAATTTTAGTCTTTCTACCACTTTTGGCTTGGCGTCATTGCTGAGACTGTTTATTTGACGAGGAAGAGTTTCCAAAGAGGAACCCTTTCCCTGCCAAATTTCTGCCTTGCAAAACTATTCACCTCCCTTgaattttttcgtattttggtgccttacaacctggaattaacatggattgtttgaggatttgcataacatgcccacaactttgaatttttattattattatttttttatttattgtgaagcaaacatttaggacaaaataacagaaaaagtcaatgtgcataactattcacccccctaaagtcaatactttgtagagccaccttttgcggcaatcacagctccaagtcgctttggatgagtctctatgagcagttgcctcatcttaccactgggatttttgcccattcctccttgcaaaactgctccagctccttcaagttggatggtttgcacagcaatctaagtctgaccacagattttctattggattgagatctgggctttgtctaggccattccaacatatttacatgtttccccttaaagggacactgacaggcccaacaagcatatttaggtatctatatgacagtacaggtcttataaggggtattaaaatcatctaagtatcccccctgtccacattctaaatacagtaaactgaagttttataacttgcttgaaccgtcttcaatctgcccaaggggcggcgtttcacctccacttgcgcccagccagccgcccacaactgccgttttgaagcgccgcccagctcatcaatattcacttcgctgggcggctactactgtccccgacttcacaagatccggcgcatgcgccgggcactgttcagcgcagcgctttagagcggggacagcagaagctgcccagcaaagtgaatattgatgagctgggcggcgcttcaaaacggcagttgggagcggctggctgggcgcaagtggaggtgaaacgccgagcccttgggcagattgaagacggttCAAGCAAGtctaaaacttcagtttactgtatttagaatgtggacaggggggatacttagatgattttaataccccttataagacctgtactgtcatatagatACCAAAATATGCttgttgggcctgtcagtgtccctttaaaccactcaagtgttgctttagtcagtgtgtttggggtcattgtcctgctggaaggtgaacctccgtcctagcctcaaatcacgcacagagtgggacaggttttgctctagaatatccctgtatttagcaccatccatctttccctcaactctaacCAGTTTCTCAgtcccccacagcatgatgactgccaccaccatgtctcactgtggggatggtgttctttgggtgatgtaatgtgttgggtttgcgccagacatagcgttttctttgatggccgaaaagtttaattttagtctcatcagaccagagcaccttcctccatacattttgcctttttgtttttagctgaaagtaatggctttccttctggccactctgccataaagcccaactctatggagcgtacggcttattgtcgtcctatgtacagatactccagtctctgctatggaactctgcagctcctccacggCACAGCGCATGCctcctctcaaacagctgatcggcgggggtgccggacccctgccgatctgataggataggtcatcaatattaaaagcccagagaacctctttaatgttCTAGCCGTCACTGTGGCCACAATGTTGGGACGAAATAAGGAAGCACCCTTCAGGAAGGACTCAGCCTTCTTGTCCTCAAAGGGAAGAGAGGATCTTTTAGAAACCTTAGAAATGGCAACATCTATTTTGGGAATCTTGCCCCAAGAAGATgaaagagagtctttcacctaatctgagcgttttagaccgctcagatcaggttatagactctttaaccctcattacgatcatacctttctcttatgtgtccctcgcccagataatgaaaataacactttttaaacttatgcaaattaccttctgaaggtgcccaggggcggcgttactgggcgatgtgcccagaaaaacacacctccagccggcggacgtcacgagcggcaccagaggacggcgggctgggaactggcccgcacctgcgcactgctctgcccattatgggcagatgaacagcttttcatattgcgcatgcgccggccaactaaagacagccggccggcgcatgcgcaatatgaaaggatgttcctctgcccataatgggcagagcagtgcgcaggtgcgggccagttcccagcccgccgtcctctggtgccgctcgtgacgtccgccggctggagatgtgtttttctgggcacatcgcccagtaacgccgcccctgggcaccttcagaaggtaatttgcataagtttaaaaagtgttattttcattatctgggcgagggacacataagagaaaggtatgatcgtaatgagggttaaagagtctataacctgatctgagcggtctaaaacgctcagattaggtgaaagactcccttgaAGTTTTGGAAATAAAAACCTTCCTACATGGTTTCTTCCATTCCTTTTGAATTAGGGAAAGAACACTATTATGCACGGGGAAACAGCTACCCCTTTTTTTTCTGCAATCCCTCAAACAAAGAGTCTGCTATTGACTTATCTACCATAACATCTTCAATGTTCATAGTGGATCTAATACCTTTTAAGAGTCTATCTGTATCTTCAGGAGGAAAAAAGGATCTTTCTACAttttcttcttctgaggaagaagattcTGAAGAAAAGGTATCCAGAGGGGAGTCACTGTTACCAGAAGAATACGTTGTCTCCTTCCGTCACTTTAAGTTTCTTACTGGTTTTAAACGTATTTTTAACTTCAATCCTAATTAGTGTTTCAATATTCTCTAAGAGGGATGGGGATTCGTCCGAAATAGTCTTATCAATACAGTGCTGACATAGCTTTTTGTCATAAGATGACGAAAGAGCCGTTTTACATAAGGCTCATTCCTTGTTCTTTCTTTTAGTCAGCATTTTCTTAGGTAAAACAATACAAGGGAACCATAGTGTGAAAAAAAGTCGCAACCATATAACTCACACAGAAAAAGAAATGTGTCCAAGTACCGAAACTGGTGCTACCATCTCTCTCTCTGCAGATTCTTGTGTCTTTTCTTCTTCTATCATAGCGGGTAACAGCAAGGGAAGAAGCTTTAgggttaaaaaatgaaattacTCAGACCGTTATTAAACTCCAAGATACTTCCACTGGCAGAGCCTTGGCCATGGAGAAGGAGAGAGACAGAGGGACACAAGCGTTCATCGGTCGCAGTAAGCCGCCTGTCAGAGCCTCGGCATCCCAGCGGTAAAACACATCCTTTTGAATATCACGGGCCAGAAGTACGTCTCCCGCGTTTTCCAGAAGTACATCACCCGCTCCGCTGGCTACCGGAAGTAGCCACGCTATTCCGTAGCCTCTCGTCCATCCTGAAGCAGCGTGGCAATACCTTATCGAAAGGATACCCACGCACCTACCGCCCCGTTACCTGGAGCCACCTCCTGATACCGCGTGGCAATGCTTCACCCAGAAAGATGCCCACGCATCTTCTGTTCAGTTACCTGGAGCCACCTCCTGACACCGCGTGGCAATGCTTCCTCAGAAAGATGCCGATGCGCCTGCCGCAAGACCCAGAGGAGCCCCTTTAGCCCCCCGGATCCTAGGGTCCTGTCAGCCTGCAACCACAGCGCGATGGACCCCGGCACGATACCGCCAGTCCTCTAGGGACCACCTAGAATACACAGACCGGCAGTAAGTACCTGGAAGAAAAACTGTAGGTCTCctactccagggacaggaaaccaatGAAGGGGtagagaggctccacctttttattctgtaggtttcctgtccctgggggcagatcctctctgtggtgctgtcgtggaaggaagggaaaaatataccAGCACCTTCTATGTATTTTTCTTCTGTTGATAAATCTCAatcggttaaagggattctgcagtttgttcaaactgatgatctatcatctgAGTAGATAGTCAgcatctgactggtgggggtccgacccccgccgatcagctgtttgagaaggcagcggcgctccaggagtgccgtggccttcccgctgtttaccgcaggtccAGTGACGTCACGGCTAGAAttaaatggcctgggcggggctaagctccattcaagtgaacagatcttagccgcgcccaggccactgatactagtcgtgacgtcactcggccagtgaacagtaagaaggccgcggcgctgctggagccactgccttctcaaacagctgatcggcggggatcccgggtgtcggacccccgccaatcagatgctgatacatcatcagtttaaaaaaaactgcagaacccctttaacatgttatGTTTTTATAAATGCAGCCGTGATGGCTACCTCTACCAAGCCTACACACAGAGCCCTCCTTTATACTTGTAGCACTGCACACGGTGTATAGACCATTGAGCGCACTGTTCTGTGACAGCACTGTGAATCCTGAACACGGATCTACGTCTGGGGCGGATTCACGTTGGGAACTGTCACCAGGGTAAAACAGATTCCTGACAACTTCAATGCATCTCCTCCATCGCAAACCATTTTGGATTTTAACTTTTGAAAGCCGGTTCCCCAAATGCAGATTTCTATTTCTTTTGCTAGTTCCTGCCCTGTCTCATTGGATGCGCTCATACGGTACTGTCCAGTTTCCCAACACGCAACCACTATTGTATGTTGTGCTAtgactttggctactttcacacttgcgttgttgtcttccggtattgagatcacgCAGATCTGAAAAATGAGGTTTCCGTTtactcctcatgcattctgaatggaaagagatctgttcgggaggcatcaggacgtcttccgttCCAGTAGCATGCCGTTTTGTGACCAGtcaaaaaaactgatctggcacAGATATAAtattgccccccagtaatagtaatgccccagtagtgccccccagtaatagtaatgcccccagtaatagtaatgcccccttcTCTGTGCAAACCAAACAAAACATTTGCTCACGCCGTGgtgaacactcgctgctgactggaggctcaggacaggacctgcaccGCAGCGTGATGTTTCCGCAGGTCCTGTCCAGTGAGCAGCTAGTGTCCACCGCGACACAATCAAATggatggagtttttttttctttcttcttcttcacaCAAGGGGGGCGGtttaaaggctgtactaatgagcgctccacaatAGAATCGCTCATTAGTAACAGGCAGTATAGAAAAATACTGGCAATTATTATTAACGGTAGAAAAGAAAATATTATAATATCGGCACCTGCACTAAATTACCGGCCTGGCCAGTGAGATACCGGCAGGATGGCAACCCTAGCTCCACCACACACTATAGTATAGGGCAGTAGCAGCACTTTTAGCAGAGAATGCAGTGCTACAGGTCCACAGCTCAGCACCTATGTGCCGCCATACGTCTGCCTGCCTCTGAGGCGACACGTCCCGGGCACTCACCTCTCATCACGGTCCGTACGGAGCGCACCAGGTTCATCAGCTGTGACTTGATTCCAGGCACTTCTCCAAAACCTCCAATGCCCTGTTCGGCCCCCCAGCCGACTGCGGAGAGACAGAGGAGACGAGAGTAAGAGACCAGTTCACACTATACAGAAGTGACAACGCATGGTGGACCCCCGCTGGAGCTTGCAATCTTATGCCTATGACCAATGGTTTGCAACCTGCTAGTCTCCAggcgtggtgaaactacaacttccagcatttcCTGGCTGCCAcagcgtgctgggagttgtagtttcacaacagctggggtgTCTCTAAGCCAATGATTTGCTCCTGGCTCCCCAGCTctagtgaaactacaactcccagcgtgccctGACAGCTTCAGACTACTGCTGTAAGCccagcatactgggagttgtagttccccaGCAGTGGTTGCAGACGCCTCATACTGGCTGTGGGCTATGGCCGCCCCCTCTGAGGGCTCCCCCGGTCCCCGGAGCTCTCACTCTTGCTCAGGAAGCGCTCCTCATGCAGCACGGCCACGGCATTCACACACAGCAGGGCGGCCTGCAGCAGCGAGTACAGGGTGAACGCCATCTTGTTGGTGGACTCCCTGCGTGACGTGGCGGCGACTAGTGGAGAGCTGAGGCACCAGCTGGGACGGATCGGAGAGTGGGACAAACAGGATGGAAACGCGAGCGCGCTGGAAGTATAGCTGGCCGCTCAGACTGGTCTGCTGTAATGTGCCCATATAGAGAATGCACACAATGTACGTCCAGTCAGGAGGTGACCAGGGGTGAGAGCTGCTCTTTGGAAGAGGTCTGTCACCTGACTGAGAAAATCCCCTCCATGATGTCCTgacacagggatcagcaacctccagcagttTAGAAACTACAATCCCAGCATcctcccttcacttctatgggagttacaagaccAGCCAAGTaagtgagcatgctgggagttatagtttcacagccgctggcatgccaaaggttgctgatccctgtcctaacAGTTCATGGGTTGTCGccacaatccctttaaccccttcaggacgcaGCCACTTTTCACCGTCCTGACCCgggctaattttgcaaatctgacgtgtcactatATGCGGTAATACGTTTGGAAcggttttacttatctaagctATTCTTGttcttcatgttagtggtgaaaTTGAATCAATGTGTTAAccgaaaatgtggaaaaatttgtagttttctaaatttgaatttctcggctttttttttataataacagatagcgatacctcataaaatagctattaattaacattccccgtaTGTCTAGTTTAAAGTGGACGTTTCACCAAAAAACATGTATAGAAACAGTTACATTACCTAACAGTGTGGCCCCCAGTGATCTATTtccgattataatttttttagaggaccCCCCCTTTCGTCCGCTGTGGTCTCCGGTAGTTctggcgcctcatatgctaattaggCAGTGACTAGAATTTGTACAGGGCGCGGTTTTCTTCTCCCTAGCTAAGAgctcatccaatcagagcgcGGCGCTCTTAGCcatggagaaggagctcaagttctcgcgagctTTTACACTTCCCGAGgtgtgcgccatcttggagtccccGGCGGAGAGgatcacagcagcagcagtagcagcagcatcctgtCAGTAAGTATGAAAACTTACTGACAGGATGCTGCCTAAGCCGCCGTTGCAATCCTCTCCGTtggggactccaagatggcgcaagcctcgggatgtgtaaaagctcaagttctcgcgaatcTCGAGAGAACTTgacctccttctccctggctaagagcgcggcgctctgattggatgcgctcttaGCTAGGGAGAGAAAAAACGCTCCCTGTACAAATTCTAAGTCACCATATGATGCGCCAGAACAACCGGAGACCACAGCGGACGAAAGGGGGGGTCCTCTGAAAAAATTATAATCGGAAATACATCACTGGGGGCCGCACTGTTAGGTAATGTAACTGTTTCTATACATGTTTTTTggtgaaaggtcccctttaagTCGGCATATTTTGTAAATGTAgtcagaaggcttagaatttcagaagcaatttttcaaataaaaataataataatccaaaaccaacttttttaaggacctatTCGGTTCTAATGTGACTTTGAGGGGCTTGTATAATACAAACTGCCtataaatgactccattttagaaactacacccctcaaattattcaaagctgattttagaAATATTgtggaattaaagcaaaatggaagagaaataaaaaaatgtaatgtttagttttttttgcagattttccattttaatcgatTTATTTCTGTAGCAGAGCGAGGATGAACAGCAAaagaaacctcaatatttatttccccgattctgcagtttatagaaacaccccatatgtgatcgtaaactactgtatgggcacattgcagagctcagaagagaaggagcgccatatggcttttggaaggaagattttgctagaatggtttatAGGTGCCACGTCTCTTCTGAAGAGACCTTGAGGTACCCGTCTAGTGGAAACCCTACAACAGTAACCCCAAGGAATTTATGGTAGGAGTGTAGTGAGCTGTAGTGACGccacaggcatttcatagaatttagaaacacttggctatgaaaatgaaaaatgttatttttttcaataaaatgttattttagctccaagtttttcattttcacaaggggtaacatgaGAAAAAGTACCCCACAATTTGGTATGCATTTTTCTTGATTATAACATtactccatatgtggttgtatcctgctgtatgggtgcactgcagggttcagaagggaaagagcaCCATATAGTTTTTGcaggacagattttgctggaattcttcttaggcctcatgcacacgaccgttgttctggtccgcaggtttgcggctcgggtgcggatccattcacttcaatggggccgcaaaagatgcgaacagcactctgtgtgctgtccgcatccgttgcgtagccccgcaaaaaaaatataacatgtcctattcttgtccgttttgtggacaggaataggcaattctacaatgggccgcctgttccgttctgcaaatttgcggaccgcaaaaaatggaacggtcgtgtgcatgaggcctcaggtgTAATGTCACATTTGCAGAGCCCCTTAGGTACCagtacattttaaaaaataaaaataaaattatcctATTTTAGAAACTTAACCCTTCAAGAAATTCACCTATAGTGATTAGATTGAGCCCATAAgagttttaaataattttttaacacGAAGAACAACATTGTATTTCAGTTTTATGTAATTTTAGCctcaaatgtttcattttcacaattggtaataggagaaaaagcaacccaaattttgaaaataaatttttttgcacagatatgccatttcagtgTCCTATATGTTGTGCCCATCGTGTGCCAGTGTGAAACGCATGCCCTCTTATTAATATGCTGTGATTTCTGGTTTTATAAACACCCTACACATGGACATGGCCCTTATCTTTTGCCTGGACATACAACAGGActcaggagtaaaagagcaccatgcgtgtttgaggcccaatgtggtgatttacgcatcttgtgctgacaactgtagagtctggggtgaaataataaatggaaccccCGAGAAGTGACACATTGTAGAAAGTATGCCCCTCAAGGTAATAAGAGGCAGAGTGAGCACTTTGACATCACAGGTAATTTTCAGAAATGAATGCACAGCGGACGTCCAAAGTGAAAATTGCATGTTTTACACAGATAtgacatttcagtgcccaatatgttgtgccaaAGTGGTGCCATATGAGACTCGCACCACAATTCATAGGCGGCTTCTACTGGGTACAAAATGTTATAAATGTGGACGTGAGCTGCTGTATGGGTACATGgaagggctcagaagggaaggagcgccatttggcttttggatgGGAGATTTTGCCAGATGCCTTTCAAGTGCTCCATCACATTTGAAGAGCCTCTCGGGTACCcgtatagtggaaacccccaataaATGacactattttggaaactacgtccCTGAAGTTATTTATcaaggagtggagtgagcattttgactcCACATGTATTTTGCAGAAGTTTTACCGCACATTTGGCATTTCAGTGCCTAATATGCTGTACCCAGCTCATGCCTTCTGAGACTCACCACAACCCTCAAACTGTTAGGTGGGTTTGACGTAATGTCGACATAAACTGCTGTGTGGGTacgctgcagggttcagaagggataGACCACAATTTGGCTTTTGCTGCACAGATTTTGATGAATTGGTTTACTGGATCCATTTGCGGTACAGGGCTcgttctaggtttgttagaaaagtaagtattgtcatgtactaaatgatgtctgattttcatttttttacatcaatcatggcagaacctctttaaggggATGTATGATATGGGCTCACGCACTGAGCTCGCTCCATATGTAGCGGGTTCCAGCTGTTTAATACAGCAGATTCCCACCGGCATTGTCCGGGATCCGAGACTCCAATCCCGGTAGTTTATCTGTCTTCAGATGTCGCTGTCAATAGCGGCCGTGGCATCTGTAAGGTTTGACaaggggagggggctccctctgccctACGATCAGAGCCCTCTGATGAAATTACGGGTCTCCAGTTGGTTGCCATGTGGCCTTCTGAAAACTCCCAGATCTGTCATAGTGAGCTGTCTGAAAAGCTGTTACCGAGGCAGAGCCTGACAGATAGGTAGTTAAAATCCCATAGACTGAAATGGGACaagcagtctatgggacaagtgaTCAGAAGATCGAATGTTCAAttcccctaaggggactaaaaagCACAGTAAAGAATAAAGCATTTTAATAAAGATgcacaaaaatattttacatataaaaataaatagacaataaaaaataaacataacaggtatcaccacgtctgaaaatgcctgaactattaaaatataaaaattggtaATGTGTGGTAAACGCTGTAACGGAAAAAAAATTGCTCATTTTCTGTTCTTTGGTCATGTTGCccctcttgtaaaaaaaaatagaataaaaagtaatcaaaaactcACGCAGCTCTGTaagagcaacaaaaaaaaaaaaaaaaaaagagtcatggctgtcagaatatgacTATGCAAAGTACTGAAACAACCGACCTGCAGAATAGCATTGTAATATCA
This portion of the Bufo gargarizans isolate SCDJY-AF-19 chromosome 1, ASM1485885v1, whole genome shotgun sequence genome encodes:
- the LOC122924837 gene encoding immediate early response 3-interacting protein 1, which produces MAFTLYSLLQAALLCVNAVAVLHEERFLSKIGWGAEQGIGGFGEVPGIKSQLMNLVRSVRTVMRVPLIIVNSITIVLLLLFG